One segment of Herbaspirillum hiltneri N3 DNA contains the following:
- a CDS encoding TetR family transcriptional regulator, whose amino-acid sequence MARSTKEEALETRSRILDAAEQVFYERGVSHTSLADVAKAADVTRGAIYWHFKNKSDLFDAMCERVRLPMEAIMEANADERVTDPLGEFIKGGVYVLKQAATDPRCRKVFDIIFNKCEFVDHNDPILMRQRECHMQGMLRMEQILTNSIARGQLPPDLNIRRACLMAHAMFSGLLADWFFSPDSFDLELEAESLLTACIHAIKTAPTLLR is encoded by the coding sequence ATGGCCCGTTCGACCAAGGAAGAAGCCCTCGAAACCCGTTCGCGCATCCTCGACGCCGCCGAGCAAGTGTTTTACGAGCGCGGCGTGTCGCACACCTCGCTGGCCGATGTCGCCAAAGCCGCCGACGTGACGCGCGGCGCGATCTACTGGCACTTCAAGAACAAGAGCGACCTGTTCGACGCCATGTGCGAGCGCGTGCGTCTGCCGATGGAAGCCATCATGGAAGCCAACGCCGACGAACGCGTCACCGATCCGCTCGGCGAGTTCATCAAGGGCGGTGTTTATGTGCTCAAGCAGGCGGCGACCGATCCGCGTTGCCGCAAAGTCTTCGACATCATTTTCAACAAGTGCGAATTCGTCGATCACAATGATCCGATCCTGATGCGCCAGCGCGAATGCCACATGCAAGGCATGTTGCGCATGGAGCAAATTCTCACGAACTCCATTGCCCGCGGACAGTTACCGCCCGACCTGAACATCCGCCGCGCCTGTTTGATGGCGCATGCCATGTTCAGCGGCTTGCTGGCCGACTGGTTCTTTTCGCCCGACAGCTTCGATCTGGAGCTGGAGGCGGAGAGCCTGCTTACCGCTTGCATTCACGCTATCAAGACGGCGCCGACGCTGCTCCGCTGA
- a CDS encoding TolC family outer membrane protein, giving the protein MRQVLLVPLLTAALLGASAHAADLVQVYQQALANDPVYQSARYALRAGEERITQGRAAILPTVGIGGSYTRSGDTMQNSSNTYTLQLTQPLLRWANWETYQQGKLSAAVSEAQFAQAQQDLILRVGQAYFDVLAAQDALGFLRAQRIAISEQLASAKRNFEVGTATITDTNEAQARYDLAGAQEIAAQNDLEVALSRLQQIIGQPPTPLSALRPNVQLSLPQPAVIDPWIASAEQQNSNVVAQQVSLEIAQSEIRRNRAGHTPTIDLVAGRNYTNQNSQLTPYTNGRGYANSIGVQWNIPLFSGFSVSSKVDESIALADKARSDLENARRTAVLNVRQSYLGVSNGLSQVKAYEAAEVSSLSALESNRLGYQVGVRINIDVLNAQQQLFSTRRDLAKARYDTLMNGLKLKSAAGSLKEEDLAQINLLLGAPSP; this is encoded by the coding sequence ATGCGTCAAGTCTTACTCGTCCCGCTGCTGACAGCCGCCCTGCTGGGCGCCTCGGCCCACGCCGCCGACCTGGTACAGGTCTACCAGCAGGCGCTGGCGAATGATCCCGTCTACCAGAGCGCGCGCTACGCGCTGCGCGCCGGCGAAGAAAGGATCACCCAGGGCCGCGCCGCCATCCTGCCGACCGTCGGCATCGGCGGCAGCTACACGCGCTCCGGCGACACCATGCAGAATTCGTCCAACACCTATACGCTGCAGCTGACGCAGCCGCTGCTGCGCTGGGCCAATTGGGAAACCTACCAGCAGGGCAAATTATCGGCAGCCGTAAGCGAGGCGCAATTCGCCCAGGCTCAGCAAGACCTGATTCTGCGCGTCGGGCAGGCTTACTTCGATGTGCTGGCGGCGCAGGATGCGCTGGGTTTCCTGCGTGCGCAAAGAATCGCCATTTCGGAGCAACTGGCCTCGGCCAAGCGCAACTTCGAAGTCGGCACCGCCACCATCACCGACACCAATGAAGCGCAGGCGCGCTACGACCTGGCCGGTGCCCAGGAAATCGCCGCTCAGAACGACCTCGAAGTGGCGCTGAGCAGATTGCAGCAGATCATCGGCCAGCCGCCGACACCGCTGTCGGCGCTGCGCCCGAACGTGCAACTGAGCCTGCCGCAGCCGGCCGTGATCGATCCATGGATCGCCAGCGCCGAACAGCAAAATTCCAACGTGGTGGCGCAGCAGGTCTCGCTGGAAATCGCCCAGAGCGAAATCAGGCGCAACCGCGCCGGCCACACGCCCACGATTGACCTCGTGGCGGGCCGCAACTACACCAACCAGAACAGTCAGCTGACGCCTTACACCAACGGCCGCGGCTACGCCAACTCGATCGGCGTGCAATGGAATATCCCGCTGTTCTCGGGATTCAGCGTCAGCAGCAAAGTGGATGAATCGATCGCATTAGCCGACAAGGCCCGCTCGGACCTCGAGAATGCACGGCGCACCGCCGTGCTCAATGTGCGCCAGTCTTACCTCGGCGTGAGCAACGGTTTGTCGCAGGTGAAGGCGTATGAAGCGGCGGAAGTCTCCAGCCTGTCGGCGCTGGAATCCAATCGTCTCGGCTACCAGGTCGGCGTGCGCATCAACATCGACGTGCTGAACGCACAGCAACAGCTGTTTTCAACCCGGCGCGATCTGGCCAAGGCGCGCTACGACACGCTGATGAATGGATTGAAGCTGAAGTCGGCCGCCGGCAGCCTGAAGGAAGAAGACCTCGCGCAGATCAACCTGCTGCTGGGCGCGCCTTCTCCCTGA
- a CDS encoding rhodanese-like domain-containing protein, whose translation MEHITAPELAAWIADPDRPTPLLLDVREPWEFETCRIEAAQLMPMNTIPGRFSELDEEQPVVCICHHGARSMQVAAFLERQGFANVTNLTGGIHAWAKQVDPAMPTY comes from the coding sequence ATGGAGCACATCACCGCACCGGAACTGGCCGCCTGGATCGCCGACCCGGACCGCCCGACACCTCTGCTGCTTGATGTGCGCGAGCCATGGGAATTCGAAACATGCCGCATCGAAGCCGCACAGCTGATGCCGATGAACACGATCCCCGGCCGCTTCTCCGAACTGGACGAAGAACAGCCCGTGGTGTGCATCTGCCACCACGGCGCCCGCAGCATGCAAGTGGCGGCGTTCCTGGAGCGCCAGGGCTTTGCCAATGTGACCAACCTGACCGGCGGCATCCACGCCTGGGCCAAGCAGGTCGACCCGGCGATGCCGACGTACTGA
- a CDS encoding protein-L-isoaspartate O-methyltransferase family protein — protein sequence MNIEQARFNMIEQQIRPWNVLAQDVLDLLTVVRREEFVPAEYRSLAFFDTDIPLPGGENMLAPKVEARILQEANVKKHEQVLEIGAGSGYMAALLASKGRHVTTVEIDPGLKAFAEQNLSGYGVANVSVELGNGAQGWQGEYDVIVISGALPFLPEAFLKQIKVGGRILAIVGEAPVMSLQVITRTSDHVYDTVNVFELMAKPLHAASEHSHFTF from the coding sequence ATGAATATCGAACAAGCCCGCTTCAACATGATCGAACAGCAAATCCGTCCCTGGAATGTGCTGGCGCAAGATGTACTGGACCTTCTGACGGTGGTCCGGCGCGAGGAATTCGTCCCGGCCGAGTATCGCAGCCTGGCGTTCTTCGATACCGACATCCCGCTGCCGGGCGGCGAGAACATGCTGGCGCCGAAGGTCGAAGCGCGCATCCTGCAGGAAGCCAACGTCAAGAAACACGAGCAAGTGCTGGAAATCGGCGCCGGCTCCGGCTACATGGCGGCGCTGCTGGCCTCCAAGGGGCGTCACGTGACCACCGTCGAGATCGACCCCGGCCTCAAGGCATTTGCTGAACAGAACCTCTCCGGCTACGGCGTGGCCAACGTCAGCGTCGAGTTGGGCAACGGCGCCCAGGGCTGGCAAGGCGAATACGACGTGATCGTCATTTCCGGCGCGCTGCCGTTCCTGCCGGAAGCCTTCCTCAAGCAGATCAAGGTTGGCGGCCGCATCCTGGCGATCGTCGGCGAAGCGCCGGTCATGTCGCTGCAGGTAATCACCCGTACGTCCGACCATGTCTACGACACGGTCAACGTGTTTGAACTGATGGCCAAACCTCTGCATGCGGCCAGCGAGCACTCTCACTTCACTTTCTAG
- a CDS encoding efflux RND transporter permease subunit: MWFTRISIGNPVLATMMMMAFVVLGLFSYQRLRVDQFPDITFPVVVVQTTYPGASPENVESDVTRKIEETVNTINGINSLTSHSYEGLSVVIVEFDLTVDPAQGAQDVREKVALVQAAFRKEVDQPRITRFDPADQPIFSISVTNDPNAPNTRPRTLRELTTISDQVIKKRLENVRGVGSVTLVGGVKRQINIYVKPNEMEALGIGVDQVIAAVKNENQELPTGAIRMADAEKVVQVQGRVKNPEDFKRIIVARRGSQPVTLEQIATVVDGQEEQETLALYNGQRTLALDILKAQGQNTIDVADGLKQAIKDMEPNLQKLYPGVRLQVIKDSSRQIRTGVENVRRTLLEGAALTVLIVFLFLNSWRSTVITGLTLPVALIGTFLFMYMFGFTINMITLMALSLCVGLLIDDAIVVRENIVRHAGMKVHGKFKSHKTAALEGTAEIGLAVLATTFSIVAVFLPVGFMGGIIGRFFHQFGITVTAAVLISMFVSFTLDPMLSSIWPDPDVHGDAHGEKRKHGWYAKTIGRVLDQFERLVQWLSASYQKLLKWSLRHRILTLVLALLSFIAGLALPAAGLIGSEFVPQADYSESGVTFYTPVGSSLELTESKVHQVETVLRQFPEVVDTYSTVNTGNSQGKNYATVFIRLKPRKERRLSTAQLAPQLRERLTRVAGITVTHIGTLDGVGGDNKQVRFSLLGPDLDQLGRLSEEVQTRLRAIPGVADLDSSLKPQKPTISIEPKRDIGSDLGVGVAQIGNALRPLLAGEAASSWRAPDDENYDVNVRLAPTDRNTVDDLSRMMLASSFNNADGTPRMVPLRQVADIRSTVGANQINRRDLNREVELSANAAGRSAGQVNADIKAMLDKINWPPGYRYQIGGSTKSMNESFGYALGALALAIVFIYMILASQFASFLQPVAIMSSLPLTLIGVFLALMFFRSTLNMFSIIGFIMLMGLVTKNAILLVDFANQARKEGMERGAALLEAAHVRLRPILMTTLAMVFGMVPLAFGIAEGSEQRAPMGQAVIGGIITSSLLTLVVVPVAYTYLDDLGAWVKRKWFGATTTEDEHAS; encoded by the coding sequence ATGTGGTTCACCCGCATCAGTATCGGCAACCCCGTGCTCGCCACCATGATGATGATGGCGTTCGTGGTGCTGGGCCTGTTCTCCTACCAGCGCCTGCGCGTCGACCAGTTTCCCGACATCACCTTCCCGGTGGTGGTGGTGCAGACCACGTACCCCGGCGCATCGCCTGAGAACGTCGAATCCGACGTCACGCGCAAGATCGAAGAGACAGTCAACACCATCAACGGCATCAACAGCCTGACTTCGCATTCGTATGAAGGCCTGTCGGTCGTCATCGTCGAGTTCGACCTCACCGTCGATCCGGCGCAAGGCGCGCAGGACGTGCGCGAAAAAGTCGCGCTGGTGCAGGCGGCCTTCCGCAAGGAAGTCGACCAGCCGCGCATCACGCGCTTCGATCCGGCCGATCAGCCGATCTTTTCGATCTCGGTGACCAACGATCCGAACGCACCCAACACACGACCGCGCACGCTGCGCGAACTGACCACGATTTCCGACCAGGTCATCAAGAAACGGCTGGAGAACGTGCGCGGCGTCGGCTCGGTGACGCTGGTGGGCGGCGTCAAGCGCCAGATCAATATCTACGTCAAGCCGAACGAAATGGAAGCGCTCGGCATCGGCGTCGACCAGGTCATCGCCGCCGTCAAGAACGAAAATCAGGAATTGCCGACCGGGGCGATTCGCATGGCCGACGCCGAAAAGGTGGTGCAGGTGCAGGGCCGCGTCAAGAATCCGGAAGATTTCAAACGCATCATCGTGGCGCGGCGCGGCAGCCAGCCGGTCACGCTGGAACAGATCGCCACCGTGGTCGACGGCCAGGAAGAACAGGAAACGCTGGCGCTCTACAACGGCCAGCGCACGCTCGCGCTGGACATCCTCAAGGCGCAGGGACAAAACACCATCGACGTCGCCGACGGCCTCAAGCAGGCCATCAAGGACATGGAGCCGAACCTGCAAAAACTGTATCCCGGCGTGCGCCTGCAAGTCATCAAGGACAGCTCGCGCCAGATCCGCACCGGCGTCGAGAACGTGCGCCGCACGCTGCTCGAAGGCGCGGCGCTGACGGTGCTGATCGTGTTCCTGTTCCTCAATTCTTGGCGCTCGACGGTGATCACCGGACTGACCCTGCCGGTGGCGCTGATCGGCACCTTCCTGTTCATGTACATGTTCGGCTTCACCATCAACATGATCACGCTGATGGCGCTGTCGCTGTGCGTGGGCCTGCTGATCGACGATGCGATCGTGGTGCGTGAGAACATCGTGCGCCACGCCGGCATGAAGGTGCACGGCAAGTTCAAGTCGCACAAGACGGCGGCGCTGGAAGGCACCGCGGAAATCGGCCTGGCGGTGCTGGCGACGACCTTCTCGATTGTCGCGGTGTTCCTGCCGGTGGGCTTCATGGGCGGCATCATCGGCCGCTTCTTCCACCAGTTCGGCATCACGGTGACGGCGGCGGTGCTGATTTCGATGTTCGTGTCGTTCACGCTGGATCCGATGCTGTCGTCGATCTGGCCCGATCCCGATGTCCATGGCGATGCGCATGGCGAAAAGCGCAAGCACGGCTGGTACGCCAAGACCATCGGCCGCGTGCTCGACCAGTTCGAACGCCTGGTGCAATGGCTGTCGGCGAGCTATCAGAAACTGCTCAAGTGGTCGCTGCGGCATCGCATCCTGACGCTGGTGCTGGCGCTGCTGAGTTTCATCGCGGGCCTGGCGCTGCCGGCGGCGGGACTGATCGGCTCCGAGTTCGTGCCGCAGGCAGATTATTCCGAAAGCGGCGTCACCTTCTATACCCCGGTCGGCTCCTCGCTGGAACTGACCGAGTCCAAGGTGCACCAGGTCGAAACCGTGCTGCGCCAGTTTCCCGAAGTGGTCGACACCTACAGCACCGTCAACACCGGCAACTCGCAGGGCAAGAATTACGCGACCGTATTCATCCGTCTCAAGCCGCGCAAGGAACGCCGGCTGAGTACGGCGCAACTGGCGCCGCAATTGCGCGAACGCCTCACGCGCGTGGCCGGCATCACCGTCACGCATATCGGTACGCTCGACGGCGTCGGCGGCGACAACAAGCAAGTGCGCTTCAGCCTGCTGGGACCGGACCTGGATCAACTGGGACGCCTGTCGGAGGAAGTCCAGACCCGGCTGCGCGCCATCCCCGGCGTGGCTGACCTCGACTCCAGCCTGAAGCCGCAAAAGCCGACCATCTCGATCGAACCGAAGCGCGACATCGGCTCCGACCTCGGCGTCGGCGTGGCCCAGATCGGCAACGCGCTGCGCCCCTTGCTGGCCGGTGAAGCCGCCAGCAGCTGGCGCGCGCCCGACGACGAGAACTACGACGTCAACGTGCGCCTGGCGCCGACCGATCGCAATACCGTCGACGATCTGTCGCGCATGATGCTGGCCAGCAGCTTCAACAATGCCGACGGCACGCCGCGCATGGTGCCGCTGCGCCAGGTCGCCGACATCCGCAGCACGGTCGGCGCCAACCAGATCAACCGGCGCGACCTCAACCGCGAGGTGGAACTATCGGCCAACGCCGCCGGCCGTTCCGCCGGCCAGGTCAACGCCGATATCAAGGCCATGCTGGACAAGATCAACTGGCCGCCCGGCTATCGTTACCAGATCGGCGGCTCGACCAAGAGCATGAACGAATCCTTCGGGTATGCGCTGGGTGCGCTGGCGCTGGCGATCGTCTTCATCTACATGATCCTGGCCTCGCAATTCGCCAGCTTCCTGCAACCGGTGGCGATCATGTCGTCCCTGCCGCTGACGCTGATCGGCGTATTCCTGGCGCTGATGTTTTTCCGCTCGACGCTGAACATGTTTTCCATCATCGGTTTCATCATGCTGATGGGACTGGTGACCAAGAACGCGATCCTGCTGGTCGACTTCGCCAACCAGGCCCGCAAGGAAGGCATGGAGCGCGGTGCGGCGCTGCTGGAAGCCGCCCATGTACGCCTGCGGCCGATCCTGATGACCACGCTGGCGATGGTGTTCGGCATGGTGCCGCTGGCCTTCGGCATCGCCGAGGGCTCGGAACAGCGCGCGCCGATGGGACAGGCGGTGATCGGCGGCATCATCACCTCGTCGCTGCTGACGCTGGTGGTGGTGCCGGTGGCGTACACCTATCTTGACGATCTCGGCGCCTGGGTCAAGCGCAAATGGTTCGGCGCCACCACCACGGAGGACGAGCATGCATCCTGA
- a CDS encoding efflux RND transporter periplasmic adaptor subunit: MTLSFFKRRSVLIVLLVLVVVIAFMALRKRPAAPAAVAMVEKPAQVLEFLPGDIATAGVEPLRQVLPLSGALRALNQVAVKAKVGGEVKEVLVRAGEAVTLGQVLIRMDTSEYQAKVEQAKGSLVASRGQLDIATKTRDNNLALLDKGFISRNAFDNAASQFDIAKANVDTARGALDVAQKALSDTVIRAPIAGMVSTRTIEPGEKVSVDNKLLDVVDLRQMELEAPVPTADILKVKLGQEVQVRVEGLPDAVAGKVVRINPATQSGSRSIMVYVRIENPDNLLRAGMFADASLTLDKRDAVLTVPATAIRNEGDKAYVYTIENGKLARHDVVTGLRGVDSKGDAVEISSGLQNGARIVKANLGNLNAGTPVRILPAAKE, encoded by the coding sequence ATGACTCTTTCCTTTTTCAAACGCCGCTCGGTCCTGATCGTTTTGCTGGTGCTGGTTGTAGTGATCGCCTTCATGGCGCTGCGCAAACGCCCTGCCGCGCCCGCAGCTGTGGCTATGGTGGAAAAGCCGGCGCAGGTGCTGGAGTTTCTGCCCGGCGATATCGCCACGGCCGGCGTCGAACCGTTGCGCCAGGTGTTGCCGTTGTCGGGCGCCTTGCGCGCGCTCAATCAGGTCGCGGTCAAGGCCAAGGTCGGCGGCGAGGTCAAGGAGGTGCTGGTGCGCGCCGGCGAAGCGGTCACCCTCGGCCAGGTCCTGATCCGCATGGACACCAGCGAATACCAGGCCAAGGTCGAACAGGCCAAGGGCTCGCTGGTCGCCTCGCGCGGCCAGCTCGACATCGCCACCAAGACGCGCGACAACAACCTGGCGCTGCTGGACAAGGGCTTCATCTCGCGCAACGCCTTCGACAATGCCGCCAGCCAGTTCGATATCGCCAAGGCCAACGTCGACACCGCACGCGGCGCGCTCGACGTGGCGCAAAAGGCGCTCAGCGACACCGTCATCCGGGCGCCCATCGCCGGCATGGTCAGCACCCGCACCATCGAGCCCGGTGAAAAGGTGTCGGTCGACAACAAGCTGCTCGACGTGGTCGACCTGCGCCAGATGGAACTGGAAGCGCCGGTGCCGACTGCCGACATCCTCAAGGTGAAGCTCGGCCAGGAAGTACAGGTGCGCGTGGAAGGCCTGCCTGACGCCGTCGCCGGCAAGGTCGTGCGCATCAATCCGGCCACGCAATCGGGCTCGCGCTCGATCATGGTCTACGTGCGCATCGAGAATCCGGACAATCTCCTGCGCGCCGGCATGTTCGCCGATGCCAGCCTGACGCTGGACAAGCGCGACGCCGTGCTGACCGTGCCGGCCACGGCGATCCGGAACGAAGGCGACAAGGCTTACGTGTACACCATCGAGAACGGCAAGCTGGCGCGGCACGATGTCGTCACCGGCCTGCGCGGCGTCGACAGCAAAGGCGACGCGGTGGAAATCAGCAGCGGCCTGCAAAACGGCGCGCGCATCGTCAAGGCCAACCTGGGCAACCTGAACGCCGGTACCCCGGTCAGGATCCTGCCGGCGGCGAAGGAATAA
- a CDS encoding TetR/AcrR family transcriptional regulator codes for MSQPSKSPPVPKVAQAARGASSRGPRWERRKEARPQELLAAALDIFVERGFAAARLEDVAARAGVSKGTLYLYFDNKESLFKSVVRSNMLPLLEEAEGMVDRYEGHSADLLRDLILGWWASVADTKLNGISKLMMAESGNFPELAQFYHAEVVTRCNATIVRMLERGIRRGEFRAIDAEHMKRVIVAPVLMLMLWSQSFGPCSIEPVEPGAYLDNFIDLCLNGLLTKP; via the coding sequence ATGTCTCAGCCTTCGAAATCCCCGCCCGTCCCCAAAGTCGCCCAAGCCGCTCGCGGCGCCTCCTCACGCGGACCGCGCTGGGAGCGGCGCAAGGAAGCGCGCCCGCAGGAACTGCTGGCCGCTGCGCTGGATATCTTCGTCGAGCGCGGCTTCGCGGCCGCGCGGCTGGAAGACGTCGCCGCTCGCGCCGGCGTCTCCAAAGGCACGCTCTATCTCTACTTCGACAACAAGGAAAGCCTGTTCAAGTCGGTCGTGCGCAGCAACATGTTGCCGCTGCTGGAAGAAGCCGAAGGCATGGTTGACCGTTATGAAGGCCACAGCGCCGATCTGTTGCGCGACCTGATCCTGGGTTGGTGGGCATCGGTGGCGGATACAAAATTAAACGGTATTTCCAAACTGATGATGGCAGAATCCGGCAACTTTCCAGAACTTGCGCAGTTCTACCATGCCGAAGTCGTCACGCGCTGCAACGCGACCATCGTGCGCATGCTCGAGCGCGGCATCCGGCGCGGCGAATTCCGCGCCATCGACGCCGAGCACATGAAGCGCGTCATCGTCGCGCCGGTGCTGATGCTGATGCTGTGGAGCCAGTCGTTCGGCCCGTGCAGCATCGAACCGGTGGAGCCCGGCGCCTATCTCGACAATTTCATCGACCTTTGCCTGAACGGCCTGCTGACCAAACCCTGA
- a CDS encoding IclR family transcriptional regulator: protein MPRTKKIVPDADLEAVAEVSANDSAADTGKARYAAPALDKGLDILELLSKSEQMLTLNQISKQLGRSVNEIFRMVVTLEQRGYLIADNDQYRLSLKLFELAHNNQPIRSLVSTALPHMRELANRTMQSTHLTVYEAGRVIVVAQVDSPERWAFGLKVGALVSLTDTASGHVLLSFRDEAERGRMLAAHVRMDGEQEIDHAQLLRQIAETQERGYSRMESRQIRGVVNLSYPVLGANDRMLAALNVPYIERIDKKVNPSLDEVQNIVQEISARLSKLMGSSSFGT, encoded by the coding sequence ATGCCAAGAACCAAGAAAATCGTGCCTGACGCAGACTTGGAAGCCGTCGCCGAGGTTTCCGCCAACGACAGCGCCGCCGACACCGGCAAGGCGCGCTATGCCGCGCCGGCGCTGGATAAGGGCCTGGACATCCTGGAACTGCTCAGCAAGTCCGAGCAGATGCTGACGCTGAACCAGATCTCGAAACAACTGGGACGCAGCGTCAATGAAATTTTCCGCATGGTGGTGACGCTGGAGCAGCGCGGCTACCTGATCGCCGACAACGACCAGTACCGCCTGTCGCTGAAGCTGTTCGAGCTGGCGCACAACAACCAGCCGATCCGTTCTCTGGTGAGCACGGCGTTGCCGCATATGCGTGAGCTGGCCAACCGCACCATGCAATCGACCCATCTGACGGTGTATGAAGCCGGCCGCGTGATCGTGGTCGCGCAGGTCGACAGCCCGGAACGCTGGGCCTTCGGCCTCAAGGTCGGGGCACTGGTCAGCCTGACCGACACTGCCTCCGGCCATGTGCTGCTGTCGTTTCGCGATGAAGCCGAGCGCGGTCGCATGCTGGCGGCGCACGTGCGCATGGACGGCGAACAGGAAATCGACCACGCCCAGCTGCTGCGCCAGATTGCCGAAACCCAGGAGCGCGGCTATTCACGCATGGAAAGCCGGCAGATCCGCGGCGTGGTCAATCTCTCGTACCCGGTGCTGGGCGCCAACGACCGCATGCTGGCGGCGCTCAACGTGCCCTACATCGAGCGCATCGACAAGAAGGTCAATCCCAGCCTGGATGAAGTGCAGAATATCGTGCAGGAAATTTCGGCGAGGCTGTCCAAGCTCATGGGCAGCAGCAGCTTCGGCACCTGA
- a CDS encoding porin: MQTITSIAATSGNRVQRGAPTFRLAAIAGALLSLAGAAQAQSAVTIYGRVDAGVDYQSNVATAGGGSGSLWRASGNQWGTSMIGFKGTEDLGAGLNAFFLLESGFDATKGSTNGSALFNRRSYVGLAGSAGSLKFGKNLFIDNDVWFLDPTGQQFIGTATLVRGRNWQGADNVIEYQTPTWGGFNATFQTALGEQAGSIKNKRKDGVSLVYQNQGLELRAIYDLIRDSNGKYGSGLNSDGTRNTVFDTSKELILGGTYTIDKLKLFLGYENLRAPDVAPGSPDKVNHYWLGANYQVTPALTLIGSVFRVNVNNGGGNANLFMAGANYSLSKRTLLYVGAGTVRNSSTANFSVEASNNNPLPGQNQNGAYAGISHSF; encoded by the coding sequence ATGCAGACCATCACATCCATCGCTGCGACCAGCGGCAACCGCGTACAGCGCGGCGCACCCACATTCAGGCTGGCGGCCATCGCCGGCGCGTTGCTCTCCCTCGCGGGCGCGGCGCAGGCGCAATCGGCAGTCACGATCTACGGCCGGGTTGACGCCGGCGTCGACTATCAATCCAACGTCGCCACAGCCGGTGGCGGCAGCGGCAGCCTGTGGCGCGCCTCCGGCAACCAGTGGGGCACCAGCATGATCGGCTTCAAGGGAACGGAAGATCTTGGCGCAGGACTGAATGCTTTCTTCCTGCTGGAGTCAGGTTTTGACGCCACCAAGGGCTCCACCAACGGCAGCGCGCTGTTCAATCGCCGCTCTTACGTCGGCCTGGCCGGCAGCGCCGGTTCGCTGAAATTCGGCAAGAATCTCTTCATCGACAACGACGTCTGGTTCCTCGACCCGACCGGCCAGCAATTCATCGGCACCGCCACGCTGGTGCGCGGCCGCAACTGGCAGGGCGCAGACAACGTCATCGAATACCAGACGCCGACCTGGGGCGGCTTCAACGCCACGTTCCAGACCGCACTTGGGGAACAGGCGGGCTCGATCAAGAACAAGCGCAAGGACGGCGTCTCGCTGGTCTATCAAAACCAGGGCCTTGAATTGCGTGCGATCTACGACCTGATCCGCGACAGCAACGGCAAGTACGGCAGCGGCCTCAATAGCGACGGCACGCGCAATACCGTGTTCGACACCTCGAAAGAACTGATCCTGGGCGGCACCTACACCATCGACAAGCTGAAACTGTTCCTCGGCTATGAAAACCTGCGTGCGCCGGACGTGGCCCCAGGCTCGCCGGACAAGGTCAATCATTACTGGCTGGGTGCGAACTATCAGGTCACACCGGCGCTGACACTGATCGGCTCGGTGTTCCGCGTGAACGTCAATAACGGCGGCGGCAACGCCAACCTGTTCATGGCCGGCGCCAACTACTCGCTGTCCAAGCGCACCTTGCTCTACGTCGGCGCGGGCACCGTACGCAATAGCAGCACCGCCAATTTCTCGGTCGAGGCCTCCAACAACAATCCGTTGCCGGGCCAGAACCAGAACGGGGCGTACGCCGGCATCAGCCACTCTTTTTAA